A portion of the Leptospira noumeaensis genome contains these proteins:
- the purD gene encoding phosphoribosylamine--glycine ligase has product MDHKFKVLLIGSGGREHALADAISKSKSLESLKVFPGNGGFSKDLLLDANHISITDKSKFFDYIKSSGTNLVVVGPEDPLVNGLSDWCAEIGIPCFGPSAYCAQVEGSKHFAKEMMKRAKVPTASFAVFTDHESAWSYAQKEILPLVVKADGLAAGKGVTVAFEMKEVKQALDEIFLESKFGESGNKVVLESFLEGEEASLFVITDGERYMCLPAAQDHKRAYDGDIGPNTGGMGAYAPAPIVTDTVLTKVKEQVIEPMLAEFNSAGHPYKGLLYVGLMITKEGNPNVVEFNCRFGDPETQCVLRLLDEDILPIFYASAMGNLPERNLKLKEGSSAVVVLAAKGYPDSPQKGMLLEIPSNEGNVVVYHAGTKRQESQVSANGGRILGITSFGSSLKDAINDCYAFLTKIKAPDTFYRKDIGRRAL; this is encoded by the coding sequence TTGGATCATAAATTTAAAGTTTTACTCATTGGAAGTGGCGGAAGAGAACATGCGTTAGCGGATGCTATCTCTAAATCAAAATCATTGGAATCTCTGAAAGTATTTCCGGGGAACGGTGGTTTCTCAAAAGATTTATTATTGGATGCAAATCATATATCCATCACCGATAAATCAAAGTTTTTTGATTATATAAAATCTTCTGGAACAAACCTGGTTGTGGTTGGCCCAGAAGATCCGCTAGTTAACGGACTTTCTGATTGGTGTGCTGAAATAGGTATCCCTTGTTTTGGACCTTCTGCTTATTGTGCCCAAGTGGAAGGTAGCAAACATTTTGCCAAAGAAATGATGAAACGAGCCAAAGTTCCTACGGCTTCTTTTGCTGTATTTACGGATCATGAATCGGCTTGGAGTTATGCCCAAAAAGAAATTTTACCTTTGGTTGTCAAAGCAGATGGCCTTGCTGCTGGAAAGGGTGTCACAGTTGCTTTCGAAATGAAAGAGGTGAAACAAGCATTAGATGAAATCTTTTTAGAATCAAAGTTTGGGGAAAGTGGTAACAAGGTAGTTTTGGAATCCTTTTTAGAAGGAGAAGAAGCATCACTTTTTGTCATCACAGACGGGGAAAGGTATATGTGCCTTCCTGCAGCTCAAGACCACAAACGTGCTTATGATGGAGACATCGGGCCAAACACTGGCGGAATGGGTGCGTATGCGCCAGCACCGATTGTTACGGATACGGTACTTACAAAAGTTAAGGAACAAGTCATCGAGCCAATGTTAGCTGAATTTAATTCGGCCGGCCATCCTTACAAAGGGCTTCTTTATGTTGGTCTTATGATTACCAAAGAAGGAAATCCAAATGTAGTGGAATTTAACTGTCGGTTTGGAGATCCAGAAACCCAGTGTGTGCTGCGTTTGTTAGATGAAGATATTTTACCGATTTTTTATGCATCGGCAATGGGCAATCTCCCTGAGAGAAATCTAAAATTAAAAGAGGGATCATCGGCAGTTGTCGTACTTGCTGCCAAAGGGTATCCCGATTCTCCGCAGAAAGGAATGCTTTTGGAGATTCCATCTAACGAGGGAAATGTGGTGGTCTACCATGCAGGAACCAAACGCCAAGAAAGCCAAGTTTCGGCAAATGGTGGGCGAATTCTTGGAATCACTTCCTTTGGAAGTTCCTTAAAAGATGCAATTAATGATTGTTATGCGTTTTTAACAAAAATCAAAGCACCTGATACGTTTTATAGAAAAGATATAGGACGGCGCGCTCTCTAA